The nucleotide sequence aacttttacatgattcaagattttccatatgtagttagtaataatcacgtttttctattgtaggttgagcttcaaacagtggatggactggtaaaggatagaacacaatgtgcccctgccgattatgttccacagaatatgaatcaagtaattgtactccgaagtcttctgtggcaggatccttcggggtacagttacttgattcatattctgtgacacaatacaacttggatagaaatgaggcgatgcaggttaagtccaacaaaaccttcaaatttctagtccaacaaccccttctcattattgcaacatttattgattaagtaaacatacacccctagcttacaccaacaccgtaattttctacatacaaggtatacaattcattttttattaatttattctatcttaatttctgtgcacaagtatctatctgtgttaaaatatacggtgtaatatacaagtgtaggaaaataagtgtagatatagcatagctcaaagatgaaggaaaacgctgaagggtaagtagtagtaactagttgtcatgtattatttgtcatagaaattaatattcaacttttatttgtgtctaatttttcctgtcaattggttgtgaactttacattaattgttgttgcagagaaacttcttatattgctaagagatagtagaaagctcacaaggatactgggctcttttgatcaatttggtaacaacttctcaaattctgtaattgtttgacatgctgttggttgactttctaatagtgttcctatcaataacatgtagctaatgttgttcttgagggtgtctgtgacaggattattgttagtgatctatattgctttatccctttgggctatatgacgtggctgtgttaaatttaaggtaaactttatgtacaaaatttgttgaactaatttacaataaatgatattccattccatgtattcaagttagatatataaagtcctaaatattaataaattaatttgtatttattgatatatttaatttgattattctttttacacgacatatatatatatatatatatatatatatatatatatatatatatatatatatatatatatatactcgttctactctttaccttcttattttagagcctttatataataataataatcttattttgattatattatttttattttgcagattgtgaagattttcagtcatttgaagatgttcagactttgcaggactaggaccgatttagttgatttagttgtttagggatgattttcttattgttataatgtcatgtgaattggtttagttgttttcatgttagaaatatgtgaatcggtgtatatatattttggattaattacaatggtataattataatgcatgtttagtatataatcgaaatcgcttctttgttgaaataatgagattactgaaataatgggattacgattgtaaattataggtttatgggataacaatggtaaattacaggttcgtgaaagaatgctgccataaatgcaggtttagaaattataaaaataataggtttataaaaaaaaaagcataaaaaataaaataaaaaacgcaacctacgaaagcgcttttgaaaaagcgctcttataggggggctatcagagcgctttttccagaaaaaacgctctaatagggggggataccagagcgctttttccagaaaagcgctcttatagggggggggggggtctaccagagcgcttttagaagcgcttttgttacctacgccagcgctggctttcacagcgctttaaagcgcttttaaagcccaaaataagcgctttcgtaggccttccgtgttgtagtgtttATAGTATTGTTATAATATtagtattaataaaaaaattaatttttaatttgtatgTTTAAAAGTAGATCTAAATTAAACCGCATGAAAGTGGATAAGATTAGATTTTTTATCTAGTCATTCAAATCGAACTGAACCacaaataattttatctttgaaaTGAATGAATTTTTTCTTAAAGTCAATTCAAACTGCACCGCGAACATCCTTAATTACAactagtattttatttatttatgtttattagtattttattatcttattttaaaatgttttattataaattttttgaaacttttttttttataatcaagcTTTCATTCAAAGAAGACCAACAAGGCTGATACAAGAAGATTCGACTCCAGCTAGAGAGATACAACCCATACAAATCCTGGACCCAATCCTTTTACCAATGCTAACCATATTATGGCATCAACATTTAAGTTCCAACTTACGAACATAGCACTAGCTTCCTTGAAATTGCTAAGGATCAATCCACAATCTAATACCATGGGTTCTAAAATAGCtaaaaaattgaaacaatttATGCAATCAACAACGATGGGTGCATCAGATTGGACAAGAACACGATCCATGCTTAGATCACTCGCTATTTGTAAACCCCATATGATAGCAAGCACTTCAGCAAGGCCCAGATCTATCGAAATTGGTTACTTTTTGCTTGCAACAAGGGTAATCTCATTGAGATAGTTCTTGACCACACAAACCATTGATATAAAGCCCTCGTGAAAATAACACGCGTCCACTAGAATGACATTAAAGCCTCTCAATTAGAGTTCCTTCTCACCGACATTGATCGGCTTCTTCCTAATCTGAATGTTTGGGTTGACTTTGTTATACTCCAACATATAGTCGAGAGCATCATCTGCCACCTCTTGCGGAACAACCTATTTTTGTTGGTATAGGCAGTGATCTCTAGCATTCCATATTTCTACAGTCTTGTACAGAACAATTGTGAACCGAAAAGCTCACCACAGGTTAATCAATTCATCGTTAAATCATGTATTTATTGGTTAGAAGGAATACGAATACCAAGAGGGGAAGAAAATCATACCATTTTTGGGAGGTCAAAATGCATAAATAAATGTTGAGAAGTTTTTGACTTGGAGTGGTAAAGGATGCATACAGTGTCCAGGCTCTCGCCTTTCTTCACCAGGTTGCTTTTTGTTGGCAGAATGTTCTTGGCCATCCTCAATATAAAGTTCTTCATTCTATTTGGACGAGGGAGTGCCAAATATTTTTCCAAAGACTTTTATTAGGAACACTTGAAGGCCCAGTTTCTTGTAAGTTCTTTCTGTACATAGGATATGATAAGCAGATCTGACTGAGTACTCTCCGCTTTTTCTTGCTGTGCCAAATTATCCTATCTCCAGGCTTCCTAAAAGATAAAGGAATGTTGGCGATTAGGCTTGCTACAGTTGGATTGTAATAGTTCCACAACATATCTCTCATTCAGGTTAGAAGGTCTTGGTCAATGAGCTCACTAACCATAACAACATGATCAATAGTACACATTGGGTTGTGGATTTTGAAACCTTCCTGACCATTCTCCCACCTTGTTTCCATTTCTAATCCTCCATCTAGATCTTGTTGACACAAAAGCACTTGCACTCAGAATGCTTCTCCAAACATGACTCAGAGAGAAACCCACTTTTGCATCCAAAATTGAGCACCTTAGGTAGTATCTATATATTTACTAGTGTGTGTATATACACACACTAGTAAATATACACACactagtaaataaatatatatatatatatatatatatatatatatatatatatatatatatatatacacacacacactaaGATCTAGATGTGTATATTTActagtgtgtgtatatatatatttagaaagCAATTATGCATtctgagtatatatatatatatagggttaaatatactaacccccctgtaatgttagcgagattAGGTTTTAGCCCCtgtaaaaaatttttttttgatcCCCCCCTTAACTTCTGTAGATTCCATCCCCAGACCCCCCTAATTGCCACGGTTGCACTCAGATTCCCCTAAGATTCTATATTGTATCACACgtggattttttttcttcttaatatCCACTATGGCATTTCATCATCTTCTCAAATTACTTTTCATCTGGAAACGAAGAAACTAGGGTTCCTCCACCGTTCCTCTCCTCGTATCATTCCTCCGTCGCTGCTTCACCGTTAATCTCACAACATGGGTAGCAAATCTTCATCTGTAGGAAACTCCGATTGCAAATCTCCTTTGCTGCTTCATCGTTCCCAAGCTCCACCTCACTGTGGTTGTAACATAACCATGAAGATGTGGGTATCAAACATCATTGATAACCCTAAACGCAAATTCTAGAAATGCAGAAATGTACTGGTAAGTTcattcacatttttttatttgcTCTGTTTGCTGTGCGATAAAGGTTGCTTGTAATTTGCAGAATGGATGCGGTATGTTCATATGGGATGATGAGCTAGGTGAATTCAATAATGTCGAGGTGATTCAATGTAAATGCACTGAAATGACAAAAGATGCGTTGAAAGAGATTTTGAAGGACATTGTCACTGACAATTTGGGATCAGACACAAGTAATGAGAAGATTTTGAGGTTGAAGAAAAAAGTtgcaatggagaagaagaagaaccatAACATGATGGTTGCACTTGTTATGTCTTGGATGTTTTTTGCAGCATTTTATATGTTTCTGTAATTTAGTTTAGGGAAGTGTATGTTGTTTGTGATTGTATCACTTGTATCACTTGTATAACTTTTGTGgtatgtaacaatttgagcttgaATGGAATGAATGAGTCTATTATCAGTTGTTTATAAAGATTTGCAAATAATATGAAGTAATTATGAGATTAGATAACATTTGAGGAAATTGATCCAAAAAACCATTACAAATGTTATAGGTCATTACCCTAAAAGTCATGTAGATCATCACCCAAAAAACCATTACAAATGGCCACAAAACAAAATACCATCACACAAAACATCATAAGACATAGTACCATTACTAGACCATTACAAGTTAACTTAATGTCAATTGGtacaaaatacacaaaataatCAACTGCTCTTTTGTTTCTTCCATTTCTTCAAAGACCTAGTTGACACTCCAAGGCTTGATGATGTCTCTGCAGGGTCTTCAATTGTGATTGGTTGCTCAGATGAACCTGGACCAGTAATTGGTTTCTTGAACCAACTTAATTTGATTCTTTCACTCCTCCTTATCTTTAAACCATGGTGAGGTTTGATTGTCTTCTTTTTCTTGGGCTGTGGTTGACTAGTGTCTACAACACATGACTGGGTCTGACTCTGCACATCATTTGGCACTTCATCATGAACATTCTCAGGCTCTACATCATTTTGGACTGCAGCTTGATCATCATTCTGAACAAACTCAGTCTCCACATTATTTTGCTCCTCATTCTCAGCCTGATCATCATTCTGAACAACCTCAGTCACTTTAGCTTTGACCTTTCTCTACATCACAGCCACAAACAAACAGTACAAATTAAGACATTGAGTGCAACAAAAATATATTGTTCATCAACACATCACACTTTGGGTAGAAACtaaaagcatgcttacaccagCTCTTGGTAGGTACAACCATCAACCAAGTCCAAGCATTGAAATCAACATTCTTTAGCTCATTCATCTTCTGCATCCAAGCTTGATGATATGTAGACTTAGCAGCTCCCATCATCAAATCCCTTATTAGGGTTCCTCCACCAAACTTTTTCTTGAAATTGGCATATAGATGTCTGAGGCAAAACCTATGTTCAATCCTCTCAAACATCTCATCAAAAACAGCTACCAGTCCCTGCTCAATACAATAATAGCAATTACATTATATTTCAATAATAGATCTGCAGTTAGAGCAATTAGACGTAAGTACAAAAACTTTACCTTTTGTTGATCAGAGATAAAAACAATTCTTTTGTCATGTCCAATATCCTCCATCAAAAGTTGGATAAACCATCTCCAACTCTCCTTGGTCTCAGTTTCTACCACTCCAAAAGCCAATGGGAAGTATTGATCATTTGGATCCCTTCCAACTGCAATCAGAAGTTGACCACAATACTTGGTTTTTAGGTGACATCCATCAACCCCTATAAAGGGCCTACATCCATTGATAAACCCCTTATTGCAGCCATCAAAAGAGAAGTAGAAACTTCCAAATCTAGGTTGGATAGTTGGGCTTGGTCTCTCAACATTAATTTTCACAGTATTGCCACTATTAACTCTTTTTAATTCAGATGCGTACCTCCATAGAGCAGCATATTGCATATCAGCATCTCCCTCCACTATTTTTTTTGCCATCAACTTAGCCTTCCATGCCCGAGCAACAGTAATACCCACTGAAAATTTTTGCCTTACATCTTGCATTATGTCCCTGATTCTTACATTTTCACTTGATTGCATTTTCTTGACCACATGCTTAGCCACCCATCTTGAGTTTGCAGATCTGTTGTTtaaaaccctagcacatgtgtgggTGTCTACAAGTGTTTTTATAGCATAAGTATGCTTGTGGCCCACTTTGGAAcataagaccaaaaaaccacatttAGCCTTACACTCTACCCTTACtctataactttcatttttcacaaaacTAATTTCCCTACCATTGAGAACTGACCACTCACGTATTGCCTCTTTGAAgtcaacaagtgtattaaattcCATACCCCACTTAAACTTGAAGTCCTTATTTAGGTGCTCTTTCCTAAATTTCTCATACTTGGGCTTATCCTCATCACAAGACTCATCTGGATCTGATGAGTTGAGCTCATCACTAACATATGCATCTTCTTCACATTTCTTATTGGGCCTAGTCAACAATCCAGCAACTACCCCCTCTTCCCTTTGTGGCAAAGTtacatctgttagaacaagatttgttctgatcaatattcttagttttgatgataacaaggatatgaattttgtgtgagataatgtggtactctaatacattgcaatttccatttcaggaaatatataaagagtatgcacaaatcagcgctcagaagctttgtctcagaaggttcagcatgcaacatcagaacatggtctggcaagacatcagaagatggtcaaggcagaatcagaacatgggtctatggaagcatcagaagaacttgagatcagaagcagaagcactgaagttctcatggtatcacgctcagaagcacttcaaggtcagaagacaagaagatgctttgcaccaagctgtttgactctgatgatattcaaatattttattcacaaacatcagatcagaagaaagtacaagtggcattaaaggcaacgtcagtagacacagcgtgaacaaggctcgaggtagttgacaaaagcgtgaaacattaaatgcaaagctgtacggaacacgcaaagcattaaatgctcccaacggtcatcttctcaaacgcctataaatatgaagttacgatgagaagcaaggttgacgattttgaaagaaccaattctgaaaaacttgctgaaacgctgttcaaattcaaagctcaaaaacttcatcttcatcaaagctcactacattgctgttgtaatatattagtgagattaagcttaaacgttaagagaaatatcactgttgtgattatagcttttcagaagcatttgtaatactcttagaattgattacattaatttgtaagtaactagagtgatcaagtgttgatcaggatactctaggaagtcttagcttgtgtctaagcagttgtatttagagtgatcacgtggtggtcaagatactctaagaaagtcttagcttgtgtctaagcatttgttcctagagtgatcaggttgtgatcaggatactctagaagacttagtcgcggactaagtggaaaaccattgtaatctgttgcaattagtggattaaatcctcaggttaggtaaatcactccgtgggggtggactggagtagtttagttaacaatgaaccaggataaaaataactgtgcatattgtttttatcgttcaagttttttagactacacttattcaaaccccccctttctaagtgtttttctatccttcaattggtattagagcgccggttctaaggtgcaagcacttaaccgtgtttagaaaagattcaggaagagaaaaacgcttcagtaaaagatggctggtgaagttccaacaaatccagctgtatctacatctggctctgctgagcaatacaacggtaacaatggttatactagaccaccagtatttgatggtgaaaactttgaatactggaaagataaactggaaatttactttcttggtctagatgctgatctatgggatcttctgttggatggttacaaacatcctgttaaagctactggtgtaaggctcacgagaagcgaaatgactgatgatcaaaagaaagatttcaaaaatcatcacaaatgcaggactgttttgctg is from Vicia villosa cultivar HV-30 ecotype Madison, WI unplaced genomic scaffold, Vvil1.0 ctg.000830F_1_1, whole genome shotgun sequence and encodes:
- the LOC131631465 gene encoding uncharacterized protein LOC131631465, which produces MEFNTLVDFKEAIREWSVLNGREISFVKNESYRVRVECKAKCGFLVLCSKVGHKHTYAIKTLVDTHTCARVLNNRSANSRWVAKHVVKKMQSSENVRIRDIMQDVRQKFSVGITVARAWKAKLMAKKIVEGDADMQYAALWRYASELKRVNSGNTVKINVERPSPTIQPRFGSFYFSFDGCNKGFINGCRPFIGVDGCHLKTKYCGQLLIAVGRDPNDQYFPLAFGVVETETKESWRWFIQLLMEDIGHDKRIVFISDQQKGLVAVFDEMFERIEHRFCLRHLYANFKKKFGGGTLIRDLMMGAAKSTYHQAWMQKMNELKNVDFNAWTWLMRKVKAKVTEVVQNDDQAENEEQNNVETEFVQNDDQAAVQNDVEPENVHDEVPNDVQSQTQSCVVDTSQPQPKKKKTIKPHHGLKIRRSERIKLSWFKKPITGPGSSEQPITIEDPAETSSSLGVSTRSLKKWKKQKSS